The proteins below come from a single Asanoa ferruginea genomic window:
- a CDS encoding CoA-transferase subunit beta yields MTTTRAEVCAVACADTWRGAGEVLAHAVGTIPSVGARLAKLTHSPDLALSDGEAFLMSEPPPLGKTAAAGGTVEGWVPFRAIFDLLNSGRRQSMMGASQVDAYGNQNISSIGDWRRPTRQLIGVRGAPGNTVNHRVDYFVGKHSKRVFVERVDVVSGVGNDRARAFAGSALRFHHLGVVITDLAVLDYAGDGRLKVRSLHPGVTADQVRENTGFDIDVSTAGTTRLPTDEELRLIREVIDPTGLLSS; encoded by the coding sequence ATGACCACGACGCGCGCTGAGGTCTGCGCGGTCGCCTGCGCCGACACCTGGCGGGGCGCGGGCGAGGTGCTCGCGCACGCCGTCGGCACGATCCCGTCGGTCGGCGCCCGGCTGGCCAAGCTGACGCACTCGCCCGACCTGGCGCTCTCCGACGGCGAGGCCTTCCTGATGAGCGAACCGCCGCCGCTGGGCAAGACCGCCGCGGCCGGCGGCACGGTCGAGGGCTGGGTGCCCTTCCGGGCCATCTTCGACCTGCTCAACTCGGGGCGCCGGCAGAGCATGATGGGGGCGAGCCAGGTCGACGCCTACGGCAACCAGAACATCTCGTCGATCGGCGACTGGCGGCGACCCACGCGGCAACTGATCGGAGTCCGCGGCGCGCCCGGCAACACGGTCAACCACCGGGTCGACTATTTCGTCGGCAAGCACTCGAAGCGGGTCTTCGTCGAGCGGGTCGACGTGGTCTCCGGTGTCGGCAACGACCGGGCGCGGGCCTTCGCGGGCAGTGCCCTGCGCTTCCACCACCTCGGCGTGGTGATCACCGACCTCGCGGTCCTCGACTACGCCGGTGACGGGCGGCTCAAGGTGCGTTCGCTGCACCCCGGCGTGACCGCCGACCAGGTGCGCGAGAACACCGGCTTCGACATCGACGTGTCCACGGCCGGCACGACCCGGTTGCCCACCGACGAGGAGTTGCGGCTGATCCGCGAGGTGATCGACCCGA
- a CDS encoding CoA transferase subunit A — protein sequence MADKTMTLSDVVGHVESGMTIGIGGWGSRRKPMAIVRELLRSDVKDLTVVTFGGPDVGLLCRAGKVRKLVYGFVSLDSIALDPHFRAARESGAIETAEYDEGMFVTALRAGANRFSFLPSRAGLASDVLTMNPDLKTVRSPYDDEEYVAVPGLRPDISFIHLNRGDAQGNGQYLGNDPYFDDLFAMASERCFLSVEKIVDTASLTAQAPPQSLLVSRLFVQGVVETPNGAHFTTCEPDYGRDERFQKHYAATAADDESWQAFRTRFLDTDEASYQREVQAWQATR from the coding sequence TTGGCAGACAAGACGATGACGCTGTCCGATGTGGTGGGACACGTCGAGTCGGGCATGACGATCGGCATCGGTGGCTGGGGTTCGCGGCGCAAGCCGATGGCGATCGTGCGTGAGTTGCTGCGCAGCGACGTCAAGGACCTCACGGTGGTCACCTTCGGCGGGCCCGACGTCGGGCTGCTCTGCCGGGCCGGCAAGGTGCGCAAGCTCGTCTACGGCTTCGTCTCGCTCGACAGCATCGCGCTCGACCCGCACTTCCGGGCCGCCCGCGAGTCGGGTGCGATCGAGACCGCGGAATATGACGAGGGCATGTTCGTCACCGCGCTGCGGGCCGGCGCCAACCGTTTCTCGTTCCTGCCCAGCCGGGCCGGCCTCGCGAGCGACGTGCTGACGATGAACCCCGACCTCAAGACGGTGCGCTCGCCCTATGACGACGAGGAGTATGTCGCCGTCCCGGGGCTGCGGCCGGACATCTCCTTCATCCACCTCAACCGGGGCGACGCGCAGGGCAACGGGCAATATCTGGGCAACGACCCCTACTTCGATGACCTGTTCGCGATGGCGTCCGAGCGCTGCTTCCTGAGCGTCGAGAAGATCGTCGACACGGCGTCGCTCACCGCCCAGGCCCCGCCGCAGAGCCTGCTGGTCAGCCGGCTGTTCGTGCAGGGCGTGGTGGAGACACCCAACGGCGCGCATTTCACCACCTGCGAGCCGGATTACGGCCGTGACGAACGGTTCCAGAAGCACTACGCCGCGACCGCCGCCGACGACGAGTCGTGGCAGGCGTTCCGGACCCGGTTCCTCGACACCGACGAGGCCAGCTATCAACGGGAGGTCCAGGCATGGCAGGCGACGCGATGA